The bacterium genome window below encodes:
- a CDS encoding ferredoxin--NADP reductase has protein sequence MNELNATVMHRSEVTHGLLIMRVKPDFPVPDFRAGQYAVLGLPPTAPRVAVADPEDPPPDPAKLIRRAYSVASGSVQKEYLEFYVALVAGGALTPRLFALRQGDRVFLGKKIVGMFTLSDVPQGNDLVFVATGTGLAPYVSMLRSQYDFETSHRTLVIHGARHSWDLGYSRDMAALASRHENFRYVPMVSRPDGEEPPWPGLTGRVTSLFTDDAIEGLLGTPFDPERIKVFLCGNPDMITELMGWLEARGYREHTRKQPGSIFVEKYW, from the coding sequence ATGAATGAACTCAATGCCACGGTCATGCACCGCAGCGAGGTGACCCACGGCCTGCTGATCATGCGCGTGAAACCCGATTTCCCCGTCCCGGATTTCAGGGCCGGACAATACGCGGTCCTCGGCTTGCCGCCGACGGCGCCCCGGGTCGCCGTCGCTGATCCCGAAGACCCGCCACCGGACCCTGCCAAGCTCATCCGGCGCGCCTACTCGGTGGCCTCCGGCAGCGTGCAGAAGGAATACCTGGAGTTCTACGTCGCCCTGGTCGCCGGCGGCGCCCTGACGCCGCGCCTGTTCGCCCTGCGGCAGGGCGATCGCGTATTCCTGGGCAAGAAGATCGTCGGCATGTTCACGCTCAGCGACGTGCCACAGGGGAACGACCTGGTCTTCGTGGCCACCGGCACCGGCCTCGCGCCGTACGTCTCGATGCTGCGCTCCCAATACGACTTCGAGACGTCGCATAGGACGCTGGTCATCCACGGCGCGCGCCACAGCTGGGACCTGGGCTACAGCCGGGACATGGCCGCGCTGGCGTCGCGGCACGAGAACTTCCGCTACGTCCCCATGGTCAGCCGCCCCGACGGCGAGGAGCCCCCCTGGCCGGGGCTCACGGGCCGCGTCACGTCCCTGTTCACCGACGACGCGATCGAAGGCCTGCTGGGAACGCCCTTCGATCCGGAGCGGATCAAGGTCTTCCTCTGCGGCAATCCCGACATGATCACGGAGTTGATGGGCTGGCTCGAGGCGCGGGGATACCGCGAACACACGCGCAAACAGCCGGGGAGCATCTTCGTGGAGAAATACTGGTAG
- the sufC gene encoding Fe-S cluster assembly ATPase SufC, translating to MSTPDKTVFACRGLRAGIDGKEIVKGVDLEIRAGEKHALMGPNGSGKSTLAAALMGHPSYAVQGEIWLDGRRVDELEPHERARLGMFLGFQYPVAVPGVSVANFLRASLSARRGQDIPVREFRKEMMAAFDELDVPREFVSRYLNDGFSGGEKKRLEILQMLMLRPSFALLDETDSGLDIDALKVVSKGVNTASTGETGVLLVTHYQRILNYIRPDVVHVFMDGAIVRSGGPELAQELEERGYDWLGKHDVVSEGSAA from the coding sequence ATGAGCACTCCGGACAAGACGGTCTTCGCCTGCAGGGGACTGCGGGCCGGCATAGACGGCAAGGAGATCGTCAAGGGTGTGGATCTGGAGATCCGCGCCGGTGAGAAACACGCCCTGATGGGACCCAACGGATCGGGAAAATCCACTCTGGCCGCCGCTCTCATGGGCCATCCCAGCTATGCCGTACAGGGCGAGATCTGGCTCGACGGACGCCGCGTGGACGAGCTGGAGCCGCACGAACGTGCGCGGCTCGGCATGTTCCTCGGTTTCCAGTACCCGGTCGCGGTCCCCGGCGTCTCGGTCGCCAACTTCCTGCGGGCGTCGCTGTCCGCGCGCCGCGGCCAGGACATTCCGGTGCGCGAGTTCCGCAAGGAGATGATGGCCGCCTTCGATGAGCTGGACGTGCCCCGCGAGTTCGTTTCGCGCTATCTGAACGACGGGTTCAGCGGCGGCGAGAAGAAGCGCCTGGAGATCCTGCAGATGCTCATGCTCCGGCCCTCGTTCGCCCTGCTCGACGAGACCGATTCCGGCCTGGACATCGACGCGCTCAAGGTGGTCTCCAAGGGCGTCAACACGGCGTCGACCGGTGAGACCGGCGTGCTGCTGGTGACCCACTACCAGCGCATCCTCAACTACATCAGGCCGGATGTCGTGCACGTCTTCATGGACGGCGCCATCGTCCGTTCCGGTGGTCCCGAACTGGCCCAGGAACTCGAGGAACGTGGCTACGACTGGCTGGGGAAACACGACGTCGTCAGCGAAGGGAGCGCAGCATGA
- a CDS encoding Rrf2 family transcriptional regulator — protein sequence MKIMKTDEQALRITACLARNGGQMTQAEIVGAERLPQPTVTKLLSQLRRGGVVQTVRGRHGGYELARPSNEITVADVMKSLGRPLLVGSACSPDDPLDVVCPHVGDCGLRSVWRSLAVRITRVLEGTSLADLSGETCAIEEKLLEL from the coding sequence ATGAAGATCATGAAGACCGATGAACAGGCCCTGCGCATCACCGCGTGCCTCGCGCGCAACGGCGGCCAGATGACGCAGGCCGAGATCGTGGGGGCGGAGCGCCTGCCGCAGCCGACGGTCACGAAGCTTTTGTCGCAGCTCAGACGGGGCGGCGTCGTGCAGACAGTCCGGGGACGACACGGCGGTTACGAACTGGCGCGGCCGTCGAACGAGATAACGGTCGCCGATGTGATGAAGTCGCTGGGACGTCCCCTGCTGGTGGGCAGCGCATGCTCGCCGGACGACCCGCTGGACGTCGTCTGCCCGCACGTGGGCGATTGCGGTCTGCGCTCGGTCTGGCGGAGCCTCGCCGTCCGCATCACCCGGGTGCTGGAGGGAACCAGCCTGGCCGATCTCAGCGGCGAAACCTGCGCCATCGAGGAAAAACTCCTGGAACTGTGA